TAGGGCGGGGTAAAAAATACGACTGCGTGCTGGGCGTGAGCGGCGGCCGCGACAGCAGCTTTACCCTCTGGTACTGCGTGGTGAAGCTCGGCCTGCGGCCGTTGGCCGTGCACTTCAACGACGGCTTTGGCAACCCGGTGGCGGGCGAAAACATGGTGAAAGCCTGCCGCAAGCTGGGCGTAGAGCTGCGTACCATCACCTCCGACTGGCGCGAATCGAAGGACCTGAAAATTGCTTTCCTGAAAGCTTCGACGCCGGATATCGAGGAAGGCACCGATGTGGGCATTGCCACCGCGCTGTACGGTGTGGCGGCCAAAGAGGGCCTCACGCGCATCATCATCGGGCAAAGCTTCCGCACCGAAGGCATCTGCCCCCTGTCGTGGAACTACCTCGACGGCAAGTACCTGAAGGCTGTGCACCGGCAGTTTGGTACCGTGCCGCTGCGTAAATGGACGCCCAATGATCCGGGCTTCAATCTGGATCTGAAGGAGATGTTCTACTACTCAGTTATCCGGGGTATTCGTACGGTAACGCTGCTGTACCACGTGCCCTACGTGCGTGCCGAGGTGGATGAGTTGCTGCAGCGCGAGCTGGATTGGGTAAACCCCGGCGCCCATTACTTCGACGACCTCTACCAGAGCGTGATTTACTACCTCAACCGCACCAAGTTCAACATCGACCGGCGCTTGTTCAACTACTCGGCGCTGGTGCGCTCGGGCCAGATGACGCGCACCGAAGCCCTGGAGCGCTGCCAGCACGTAAATGCCATTGAGGACGAGAAAGTCATCAACCTGTGCATCAAACGCCTGGGCCTCACGCGCGAGGAGTTTGAGCAGATTGTGGCCGCGCCGGTGAAAACCTTCCGCGACTACCCCAACAACTACGCACTCATCCGGCTATTGCGCTGGCCCATCAAAATTGCCAGCAAGCTGCGCCTGCTGCCCGAGTCGGCTTACGATAAGTATTTCAACTGCGGCACTTAAACAGCTGTTTCACTCATCTGCGGTAAGCAAAGCGAAGAACCTTATTGCACCGATAGTAAAAACTACCTAGGCGCGATAAGGTCCTTCGCTTGGGCTCAGGATGACCGAAAAAAGTCTTCTAGGCGATGTGCAGCCAGTCTTTCTTCTTCAGGAGCTGATCCTGCGACTCGCGGTAATCGGGGTCGTCAACGCAGCAGTCGACGGGGCACACCGCCGCGCACTGGGGTTCCTCGTGGAAGCCAACGCACTCGGTGCATTTGTCCGATACGATGTAGTAGTACTCGTCGGAAACGGGTACTTGGGGGCTGGTGGCATCTACTTGCTTGCCGCCATCCACCTCAATGGTGCCTTTCAAGGTGGTACCGTCGGCCCAGCGCCAGTTTGCGCCGCCTTCGTAGATGGCGTTGTTGGGGCACTCGGGTTCGCAGGCACCACAGTTGATGCACTCGTCGGTAATCATGATGGCCATGGCCGTAGGTCGTCAGGT
The sequence above is drawn from the Hymenobacter sp. YIM 151858-1 genome and encodes:
- a CDS encoding N-acetyl sugar amidotransferase; protein product: MKVPLAQPHTHSVPLASATSQVAGQRCTRCIMDTTVPGISFEANGECNFCALHDKMDRENPLGPAGERYVQEVAAELKHLGRGKKYDCVLGVSGGRDSSFTLWYCVVKLGLRPLAVHFNDGFGNPVAGENMVKACRKLGVELRTITSDWRESKDLKIAFLKASTPDIEEGTDVGIATALYGVAAKEGLTRIIIGQSFRTEGICPLSWNYLDGKYLKAVHRQFGTVPLRKWTPNDPGFNLDLKEMFYYSVIRGIRTVTLLYHVPYVRAEVDELLQRELDWVNPGAHYFDDLYQSVIYYLNRTKFNIDRRLFNYSALVRSGQMTRTEALERCQHVNAIEDEKVINLCIKRLGLTREEFEQIVAAPVKTFRDYPNNYALIRLLRWPIKIASKLRLLPESAYDKYFNCGT